A window from Salarias fasciatus chromosome 11, fSalaFa1.1, whole genome shotgun sequence encodes these proteins:
- the aplp1 gene encoding amyloid-like protein 1 isoform X1 produces MGRTAIPILMAVLSFCVRENVEALAMTEVNGPEPQLAEPQIVMFCGRQLLHMNIQTGQWEPDPQGRQGCFKEPSEFLSYCQEMYPALPISHIEESKRPVTIPGWCKKGWGHCQTHPFIVLPYRCLEGEYVSEALLVPDRCRFLHQEQMDACESYVYWHNIAKEECAADNLELHSYGMLLPCGDHYRGVEYVCCPGRAGPSGKGETEERDASAGAQTLTSQTSGKLSSVTKVTAPTPSPSPDTEVDEADMEEEDDEVVEEEEEEEEEEVDEEEAEEEEDEEAIVVKDPEEYEYPIDSGPYQTSDYLDSYYYENSHKPTTSSPLMKGDGRELATPRPTDGVDVYFEKPVDDTEHANFLRAKTDLEERRMKRINAIMKEWAEADNQSKNLPKSERQALNEHFQSVLQTLEEQVAAERQRLVETHLARVEAILNNNRQLALENYLTAVQSDPPQPERVLQALKRYMAAEQKDRRHTLRHYQHIVAVDPQKAEQMKFQVYTHLHVIEERMNQSLAPLYKDPTLAEELHNDIQELVKAERGDISELMTTSFSETRTTEELLPAESEEEKDDEEEEERAFQNRPYPPRIDLQSNKKEDEYDYTTSERGPTYEYEEKINTSAELKQVVKPNEIARDELQPDALETFNRGAMVGLLVVAVAIAMVMVISLLLVRRKPYGTISHGIVEVDPMLTPEERQLNKMQNHGYENPTYKFFEQMN; encoded by the exons CAGCTGGCAGAACCGCAGATCGTCATGTTCTGCGGCCGTCAGCTCCTGCACATGAACATCCAGACCGGCCAGTGGGAGCCGGATCCTCAGGGCCGCCAGGGCTGCTTCAAAGAGCCCAGCGAATTCCTGTCCTACTGTCAGGAG ATGTACCCAGCGCTTCCCATCTCCCATATAGAGGAGTCCAAAAGACCGGTCACCATCCCCGGCTGGTGCAAGAAGGGCTGGGGCCACTGCCAGACTCACCCCTTCATCGTCCTGCCCTACCGCTGTCTGG agggcgAGTACGTGAGCGAGGCCCTGCTGGTGCCCGACCGATGCCGCTTCCTCCACCAGGAGCAGATGGATGCTTGTGAGAGTTACGTCTACTGGCACAACATCGCAAAGGAG GAATGCGCGGCAGACAATCTGGAGCTTCACAGCTACGGCATGCTGCTGCCGTGCGGCGACCACTACCGCGGCGTGGAGTACGTGTGCTGCCCGGGCCGCGCCGGTCCGAGCGGGaaaggagagacagaggagagagacgcCTCCGCCGGTGCTCAGACGCTCACATCTCAGACCAGTGGAAAACTCAGCTCTGT CACCAAAGTGACGGCGCCCACTCCGAGCCCCTCTCCCGACACCGAGGTGGACGAGGCCGAcatggaagaggaggatgacgaagtggtggaagaagaggaggaggaagaggaggaggaagtcgacgaggaggaggccgaagaggaggaagatgaggaggcgATAGTTGTGAAGGACCCGGAAGAGTATGAGTACCCCATCGACTCGGGTCCCTACCAAACCTCAGACTACTTGGACTCCTACTACTATGAGAACAGCCACAAGCCCACCACCTCCTCGCCCCTGATGAAGGGAGACGGCCGTGAGT TGGCCACGCCTCGGCCCACCGACGGGGTCGACGTCTATTTTGAAAAGCCGGTCGACGACACCGAGCACGCCAACTTCCTGCGCGCCAAAACGGACCTGGAGGAGCGCAGGATGAAGCGCATCAACGCG ATTATGAAGGAATGGGCTGAAGCTgacaatcaatcaaaaaatcTGCCAAAGTCAGAGCGACAGGCCCTGAATGAG cactttcagtctgtgctgcagacgctggaggagcaggtggccGCAGAGCGACAGAGGCTGGTGGAGACTCACCTGGCCAGAGTTGAGGCCATCCTCAACAACAACCGCCAGCTGGCCCTGGAGAACTACCTGACTGCTGTACAGTCTGATCCGCCCCAG ccggAGCGCGTGCTGCAGGCGCTGAAGCGCTACATGGCGGCGGAGCAGAAGGACCGCAGGCACACGCTGAGGCACTACCAGCACATTGTGGCCGTTGACCCCCAGAAGGCCGAGCAGATGAAATTCCAG GTTTACACGCATCTCCATGTGATCGAGGAGAGGATGAACCAGAGCCTCGCGCCGCTGTACAAGGATCCCACCCTGGCCGAGGAGCTGCACAATGACATCC AGGAGCTGGTGAAAGCCGAACGGGGAGACATCAGCGAGCTGATGACCACCTCCTTCTCCGAGACCCGCACCACCGAGGAGCTGCTCCCCGccgagagcgaggaggagaaggacgacgaggaggaggaggagagggccTTCCAGAACAGACCGTATCCTCCTCGCATCG ATCTGCAGTCTAATAAGAAAG AGGATGAATATGATTACACCACATCTGAGCGAGGCCCCACTTATGAGTATGAGGAGAAG ATCAACACCTCTGCAGAGCTGAAGCAGGTCGTCAAGCCCAATGAGATTGCAAGAGATGAGCTG CAACCCGATGCCTTGGAGACGTTTAACCGCGGCGCCATGGTGGGCTTGCTGGTGGTGGCCGTGGCCATCGCCATGGTGATGGTAatcagcctgctgctggtgcGCAGGAAGCCGTACGGCACCATCAGCCACGGCATCGTAGAG GTCGACCCCATGCTGACGCCGGAAGAACGGCAGCTCAACAAGATGCAGAATCACGGCTACGAAAACCCCACCTACAAATTCTTTGAACAGATGAACTGA
- the aplp1 gene encoding amyloid-like protein 1 isoform X2, whose protein sequence is MGRTAIPILMAVLSFCVRENVEALAMTEVNGPEPQLAEPQIVMFCGRQLLHMNIQTGQWEPDPQGRQGCFKEPSEFLSYCQEMYPALPISHIEESKRPVTIPGWCKKGWGHCQTHPFIVLPYRCLEGEYVSEALLVPDRCRFLHQEQMDACESYVYWHNIAKEECAADNLELHSYGMLLPCGDHYRGVEYVCCPGRAGPSGKGETEERDASAGAQTLTSQTSGKLSSVTKVTAPTPSPSPDTEVDEADMEEEDDEVVEEEEEEEEEEVDEEEAEEEEDEEAIVVKDPEEYEYPIDSGPYQTSDYLDSYYYENSHKPTTSSPLMKGDGLATPRPTDGVDVYFEKPVDDTEHANFLRAKTDLEERRMKRINAIMKEWAEADNQSKNLPKSERQALNEHFQSVLQTLEEQVAAERQRLVETHLARVEAILNNNRQLALENYLTAVQSDPPQPERVLQALKRYMAAEQKDRRHTLRHYQHIVAVDPQKAEQMKFQVYTHLHVIEERMNQSLAPLYKDPTLAEELHNDIQELVKAERGDISELMTTSFSETRTTEELLPAESEEEKDDEEEEERAFQNRPYPPRIDLQSNKKEDEYDYTTSERGPTYEYEEKINTSAELKQVVKPNEIARDELQPDALETFNRGAMVGLLVVAVAIAMVMVISLLLVRRKPYGTISHGIVEVDPMLTPEERQLNKMQNHGYENPTYKFFEQMN, encoded by the exons CAGCTGGCAGAACCGCAGATCGTCATGTTCTGCGGCCGTCAGCTCCTGCACATGAACATCCAGACCGGCCAGTGGGAGCCGGATCCTCAGGGCCGCCAGGGCTGCTTCAAAGAGCCCAGCGAATTCCTGTCCTACTGTCAGGAG ATGTACCCAGCGCTTCCCATCTCCCATATAGAGGAGTCCAAAAGACCGGTCACCATCCCCGGCTGGTGCAAGAAGGGCTGGGGCCACTGCCAGACTCACCCCTTCATCGTCCTGCCCTACCGCTGTCTGG agggcgAGTACGTGAGCGAGGCCCTGCTGGTGCCCGACCGATGCCGCTTCCTCCACCAGGAGCAGATGGATGCTTGTGAGAGTTACGTCTACTGGCACAACATCGCAAAGGAG GAATGCGCGGCAGACAATCTGGAGCTTCACAGCTACGGCATGCTGCTGCCGTGCGGCGACCACTACCGCGGCGTGGAGTACGTGTGCTGCCCGGGCCGCGCCGGTCCGAGCGGGaaaggagagacagaggagagagacgcCTCCGCCGGTGCTCAGACGCTCACATCTCAGACCAGTGGAAAACTCAGCTCTGT CACCAAAGTGACGGCGCCCACTCCGAGCCCCTCTCCCGACACCGAGGTGGACGAGGCCGAcatggaagaggaggatgacgaagtggtggaagaagaggaggaggaagaggaggaggaagtcgacgaggaggaggccgaagaggaggaagatgaggaggcgATAGTTGTGAAGGACCCGGAAGAGTATGAGTACCCCATCGACTCGGGTCCCTACCAAACCTCAGACTACTTGGACTCCTACTACTATGAGAACAGCCACAAGCCCACCACCTCCTCGCCCCTGATGAAGGGAGACGGCC TGGCCACGCCTCGGCCCACCGACGGGGTCGACGTCTATTTTGAAAAGCCGGTCGACGACACCGAGCACGCCAACTTCCTGCGCGCCAAAACGGACCTGGAGGAGCGCAGGATGAAGCGCATCAACGCG ATTATGAAGGAATGGGCTGAAGCTgacaatcaatcaaaaaatcTGCCAAAGTCAGAGCGACAGGCCCTGAATGAG cactttcagtctgtgctgcagacgctggaggagcaggtggccGCAGAGCGACAGAGGCTGGTGGAGACTCACCTGGCCAGAGTTGAGGCCATCCTCAACAACAACCGCCAGCTGGCCCTGGAGAACTACCTGACTGCTGTACAGTCTGATCCGCCCCAG ccggAGCGCGTGCTGCAGGCGCTGAAGCGCTACATGGCGGCGGAGCAGAAGGACCGCAGGCACACGCTGAGGCACTACCAGCACATTGTGGCCGTTGACCCCCAGAAGGCCGAGCAGATGAAATTCCAG GTTTACACGCATCTCCATGTGATCGAGGAGAGGATGAACCAGAGCCTCGCGCCGCTGTACAAGGATCCCACCCTGGCCGAGGAGCTGCACAATGACATCC AGGAGCTGGTGAAAGCCGAACGGGGAGACATCAGCGAGCTGATGACCACCTCCTTCTCCGAGACCCGCACCACCGAGGAGCTGCTCCCCGccgagagcgaggaggagaaggacgacgaggaggaggaggagagggccTTCCAGAACAGACCGTATCCTCCTCGCATCG ATCTGCAGTCTAATAAGAAAG AGGATGAATATGATTACACCACATCTGAGCGAGGCCCCACTTATGAGTATGAGGAGAAG ATCAACACCTCTGCAGAGCTGAAGCAGGTCGTCAAGCCCAATGAGATTGCAAGAGATGAGCTG CAACCCGATGCCTTGGAGACGTTTAACCGCGGCGCCATGGTGGGCTTGCTGGTGGTGGCCGTGGCCATCGCCATGGTGATGGTAatcagcctgctgctggtgcGCAGGAAGCCGTACGGCACCATCAGCCACGGCATCGTAGAG GTCGACCCCATGCTGACGCCGGAAGAACGGCAGCTCAACAAGATGCAGAATCACGGCTACGAAAACCCCACCTACAAATTCTTTGAACAGATGAACTGA